The proteins below are encoded in one region of Belonocnema kinseyi isolate 2016_QV_RU_SX_M_011 chromosome 1, B_treatae_v1, whole genome shotgun sequence:
- the LOC117177157 gene encoding tigger transposable element-derived protein 4-like yields the protein MFSRNPLLSLREGAAKLKKKGHDISHETIRTYLHANDVKCRPTMKKPLLGEKHIEKRLTWAQENVDRDWDEVIFTDEASVWDFKIPANSLTSIVKNKEKILIVIEKAEFFAVHLGYKDFKATSGWIEKFKNRNGIIYRTLNCESASVSKEDCEKFLTDILPSLLEVYAIEDIFNADETGLFFKCLPDKTLTFKGDTCHGGKKTKDRITVMVCANMSGKEKLELLVIGKSKNPRCFKGAKSLPVLYGSNKKAWMTSSV from the exons ATGTTTTCTCGCAATCCTTTACTATCTCTGCGAGAAGGAGCtgcgaaattgaagaaaaagggtCACGATATATCACATGAAACTATAAGAACTTATCTTCATGCAAATGACGTAAAGTGTCGCCCTACAATGAAAAAACCATTGCTTGGTGAAAAGCACATCGAAAAGCGACTTACGTGGGCCCAGGAAAATGTTGATCGAGATTGGGACGAGGTAATATTCACCGACGAGGCTTCTGTTTGGG ATTTCAAGATTCCCGCCAACTCTCTGACTTCCATTGTCAAGAACAAGGAGAAGATTTTGATAGTGATAGAAAAAGCTGAATTCTTCGCAGTTCACTTAGGATACAAAGACTTCAAAGCTACCTCTGGTTGGATAGAAAAGTTTAAGAATAGAAATGGAATAATCTATAGGACATTAAATTGCGAAAGTGCTTCTGTTTCGAAAGAAGACTGCGAAAAGTTTCTCACCGACATTTTGCCTAGCTTGTTAGAAGTTTATGCAATAGAAGATATCTTCAATGCAGATGAAACAggtctttttttcaaatgtttaccaGATAAAACTCTGACATTTAAGGGCGACACTTGTCATGGTGGTAAAAAAACCAAGGATCGTATTACTGTTATGGTCTGCGCTAATATGTCTGGTAAAGAAAAACTAGAGTTGCTGGTAATAGGCAAATCTAAGAATCCACGATGTTTCAAGGGAGCCAAGTCCTTACCAGTGCTTTACGGGAGCAATAAAAAAGCTTGGATGACTAGTTCAGTTTAA
- the LOC117175893 gene encoding uncharacterized protein LOC117175893: protein MILTLPKIQLFDVTHYVCVDKIKGYLTYKMPPGSVHFVLTNKSQTKLIGVIRKYQLCQFCSVDFFKDSKDPLEVVLSGQEALNVKIGTTLDKLLLEFKGIDYLAPYVRKVEVFKPHSPNMKKTL, encoded by the exons ATGATCCTAACACTtcctaaaattcaactttttgatgtcACTCATTACGTATGTGTGGACAAAATAAAAGGATATCTCACTTACAAAATGCCGCCAGGCAGCGTTCATTTTGTACTAACGAATAAGAGTCAAACTAAACTCATTGGAGTGATCAGGAAATATCAGTTGTGCCAATTCTGTTCTGTTGATTTCTTTAAAGACTCTAAGGATCCACTTGAAGTAGTATTGTCCGGGCAGGAAGCACTGAATGTTAAGATAGGAACCACTCTTGATAAGCTGCTTCTAGAGTTTAAAG GTATTGACTACTTGGCCCCGTACGTACGTAAGGTCGAAGTTTTCAAGCCGCACTCACCAAATATGAAGAAGACGCTTTAA